From Pongo pygmaeus isolate AG05252 chromosome 1, NHGRI_mPonPyg2-v2.0_pri, whole genome shotgun sequence, one genomic window encodes:
- the LOC129032728 gene encoding small ribosomal subunit protein bS21m-like, which yields MAKHLKFIIRTVMVQEGNVEGAYRTLNRILTVDGLLEDIKRPWYNEKPCHQRQRKSYKMCWQICNMEMACKINFLMQKNWVDLWWGC from the coding sequence ATGGCAAAACATCTGAAATTCATCATCAGGACTGTGATGGTacaggaaggaaatgtggaaggtGCATACAGGACCCTAAACAGAATCCTCACTGTGGATGGGCTCCTTGAGGACATTAAACGTCCATGGTATAATGAAAAGCCATGCCACCAGCGACAGAGGAAAAGCTATAAAATGTGCTGGCAGATCTGTAACATGGAAATGGCTTGCAAGATCAACTTCTTGATGCAAAAGAATTGGGTAGATCTGTGGTGGGGCTGCTGA